In Vicia villosa cultivar HV-30 ecotype Madison, WI unplaced genomic scaffold, Vvil1.0 ctg.001198F_1_1, whole genome shotgun sequence, a genomic segment contains:
- the LOC131633989 gene encoding receptor-like protein kinase HERK 1, protein MYIIQGVTRSHFYGYGLPTLSWKQSLNVCIEASRGRHFLHTSYVTPVIHHDVKSVNILLDGNLNAIVVYFGISRIGPNEDQTRVSTVVKDTVGYRDSRYSMREKFMEKSDVNSFGVVLIEKLYVSPVIDPILLSDEINC, encoded by the coding sequence atGTATATTATACAGGGTGTTACAAGGAGTCATTTCTATGGATATGGCCTTCCAACTTTATCTTGGAAACAAAGCTTGAATGTTTGCATTGAAGCTTCAAGAGGACGCCATTTTCTTCATACTTCCTATGTTACACCTGTCATTCACCACGATGTGAAATCCGTTAATATTTTATTGGACGGTAATCTCAATGCCATAGTAGTATATTTTGGAATATCAAGAATCGGTCCCAATGAGGATCAAACTCGTGTCAGTACTGTCGTCAAGGATACTGTTGGATACCGCGATTCCAGGTACTCTATGAGAGAGAAATTTATGGAAAAATCTGATGTTAATTCATTTGGAGTTGTCCTGATTGAAAAGCTCTATGTCAGTCCTGTCATTGATCCAATACTTCTTAGTGATGAGAtcaattgttga